Proteins found in one Nocardia brasiliensis ATCC 700358 genomic segment:
- a CDS encoding ABC transporter permease: protein MSFYSRAIAWIPRTAVHYRKEVMRLLAEVTFGSGALAVIGGTIGVIVFMSGSVGVVVGLQGFKALDALGSSVLTGFLTAYINTREIAPLVAALALSATVGCGFTAQLGAMRISEEIDALEVMAVPGVPFLVTTRVIAGFLAVIPLYIVGLLGTFLASRMISIWFNGQSSGSYDHYFSLFLPPEDVLYSFLKVLVFAFVIIMVHCYYGFHATGGPAGVGVAVGRAVRAAIVLVNVLDFFLSLAIWGTTTTVRVAG from the coding sequence ATGTCGTTCTACTCGCGCGCCATCGCCTGGATTCCGCGCACCGCCGTGCATTACCGCAAGGAGGTCATGCGGCTGCTCGCCGAGGTGACCTTCGGCAGCGGCGCGCTCGCGGTGATCGGCGGCACCATCGGCGTCATCGTGTTCATGTCCGGGTCGGTCGGCGTCGTGGTCGGTCTGCAGGGCTTCAAAGCCCTCGACGCGCTCGGCAGCTCCGTGCTCACCGGCTTCCTCACCGCCTACATCAATACCCGTGAGATCGCGCCGCTGGTCGCGGCTTTGGCGCTCTCGGCGACGGTGGGCTGTGGTTTCACCGCGCAGCTCGGCGCCATGCGGATCTCCGAGGAGATCGATGCGCTCGAGGTGATGGCGGTGCCCGGTGTGCCGTTCCTGGTCACCACCCGCGTGATCGCCGGCTTCCTCGCGGTCATTCCGCTGTACATCGTCGGCCTGCTCGGCACCTTCCTGGCGTCCCGGATGATCAGTATCTGGTTCAACGGGCAGTCCAGCGGGTCCTATGACCACTACTTCAGCCTGTTCCTACCACCAGAGGACGTGCTCTATTCGTTCCTGAAGGTGTTGGTCTTCGCCTTCGTGATCATCATGGTGCACTGCTACTACGGTTTTCACGCCACCGGCGGACCCGCGGGCGTCGGGGTCGCGGTCGGTCGCGCGGTGCGCGCCGCGATCGTGCTGGTGAACGTGCTCGACTTCTTCCTGAGCCTGGCGATCTGGGGGACGACCACGACTGTGCGGGTGGCGGGATGA
- a CDS encoding MCE family protein, with amino-acid sequence MADRLTALRNSSRGTKVAIALVLVAVLIVVGVLWWLFDRMTTTKITAYFDRSVGIYEGSDVRILGVPVGSVDSVEPQGDQVKIVMSVDRRFDVPADARAAQITPSIVSDRYIQLTPVYTGGPKMPRTATIARDRTVTPVEVDQLYKSITELSDALGPNGANKEGAVNDLVRTGAANLDGNGEALANSLTQLSKAAKYLSDARGDIFDTVKNLQTFVTMLARNDAQVRQFNVQLADLSSFLANERDDLGAALNLLSVALGDVARFIDNNRELIASNAEGLTQLTETLAKQRDDLAAALPVLPVALSNLINIHNAESGTLDMRANFTDLQDPFGVMCKLVDVSKLRPGDPQFEALGRQMRPILEHCQEISDQITAGVKTPTLILPFGILSNENQQRAPVPGTVPGTPSDQLPPSQGGAR; translated from the coding sequence ATGGCGGATCGGCTGACCGCGCTGCGGAATTCGAGCCGCGGGACCAAGGTCGCGATCGCGCTGGTCCTGGTGGCCGTGCTGATCGTGGTCGGGGTGCTGTGGTGGCTGTTCGACCGGATGACCACCACCAAGATCACCGCGTACTTCGATCGTTCGGTCGGCATCTACGAGGGTTCGGACGTGCGGATCCTGGGCGTCCCGGTCGGTTCGGTGGATTCGGTCGAACCGCAGGGCGATCAGGTCAAGATCGTGATGAGCGTCGATCGCCGCTTCGACGTGCCCGCCGACGCGCGGGCCGCGCAGATCACGCCCTCGATCGTGTCCGACCGCTACATCCAGCTCACCCCGGTGTACACCGGCGGGCCGAAAATGCCGCGCACGGCGACCATTGCGCGCGATCGCACGGTCACCCCGGTCGAGGTCGACCAGCTGTACAAGAGCATCACCGAACTCTCGGATGCGTTGGGCCCCAACGGCGCCAACAAGGAGGGCGCGGTCAACGACCTGGTCCGGACGGGCGCGGCGAACCTGGACGGCAACGGCGAAGCGCTGGCCAACAGCCTCACCCAGCTGTCCAAGGCGGCCAAGTACCTGTCCGACGCGCGCGGTGACATCTTCGACACGGTCAAGAATCTGCAGACCTTCGTCACGATGCTGGCCCGCAACGACGCGCAGGTGCGCCAGTTCAACGTTCAGCTCGCCGATCTGTCCAGCTTCCTCGCGAACGAGCGTGACGATCTGGGCGCCGCGCTGAATCTGCTGTCCGTCGCGCTCGGCGATGTCGCCCGATTCATCGACAACAACCGCGAACTCATCGCCAGCAATGCCGAGGGCCTGACCCAGCTCACCGAGACGCTGGCCAAACAGCGCGACGATCTGGCCGCGGCGCTGCCGGTGCTGCCGGTGGCGCTGAGCAACCTGATCAACATCCACAACGCCGAATCCGGCACCCTCGACATGCGGGCCAACTTCACCGACCTGCAGGATCCGTTCGGCGTGATGTGCAAGCTGGTCGACGTGTCCAAGCTGCGGCCGGGCGATCCGCAATTCGAGGCGCTGGGCCGGCAGATGCGCCCGATCCTGGAGCACTGCCAGGAGATCTCCGATCAGATCACCGCGGGCGTGAAGACGCCGACGCTGATCCTGCCGTTCGGCATTCTCAGCAACGAGAACCAGCAGCGCGCTCCGGTGCCCGGCACCGTGCCCGGCACGCCGTCGGACCAGCTGCCGCCGTCCCAGGGAGGTGCGCGGTGA
- a CDS encoding MCE family protein — MDDRVLLGRRSPAFLGVLGLVLVLLVTMSAFFLDRLPIIGAGTKYTAEFSEAAGLKKGNEVRIAGVKVGAVDDVRLDGAKVLVDFRTQNAWIGSETTASIQIKTVLGQKYLALDPKGSGTADPSKRIPLSRTVAPYDVVDAFTDAAKNIDQIDTAQLATSMRVLSDAFATTPPEIRGSIDGVARLSETLAKRDEQLKKLFAATRQTTQVLADRNAEFERLLSSGGQLLAELNIRQQSIAQLLDGAKTVSAELTALVHDNEEQIGPALKNLRGSIDLLNANQQNISKTLELAAPFYGIYANVLGTGRWFDAVIVNLIPPALPDIPGNRPPIRTMGGN, encoded by the coding sequence ATGGACGACCGCGTATTGCTCGGACGCCGCAGCCCCGCTTTCCTCGGTGTGCTCGGATTGGTGCTGGTGCTGCTGGTGACGATGTCGGCCTTCTTCTTGGACCGGCTGCCGATCATCGGCGCGGGCACCAAGTACACCGCCGAGTTCTCCGAGGCGGCCGGCCTGAAGAAGGGCAACGAGGTCCGGATCGCGGGCGTCAAGGTCGGTGCGGTGGACGACGTCCGGCTCGACGGCGCCAAGGTGCTCGTCGACTTCCGGACCCAGAACGCCTGGATCGGCAGCGAGACCACCGCCTCGATCCAGATCAAGACGGTGCTCGGGCAGAAATATCTGGCGCTGGACCCGAAGGGGTCCGGCACCGCCGATCCGAGCAAGCGAATCCCGTTGTCGCGCACCGTCGCTCCGTACGACGTGGTGGACGCGTTCACCGACGCCGCGAAGAACATCGACCAGATCGACACCGCTCAGCTGGCCACCAGCATGCGGGTGCTCTCCGACGCGTTCGCGACCACGCCGCCGGAGATCCGCGGTTCGATCGATGGCGTCGCCCGGCTCTCGGAGACGCTGGCCAAGCGCGACGAGCAGCTCAAGAAGTTGTTCGCGGCGACCAGGCAGACCACCCAGGTGCTGGCCGATCGCAACGCGGAGTTCGAGCGCCTGCTCAGCTCGGGCGGGCAGCTGCTGGCCGAGCTGAACATCCGGCAGCAGTCCATCGCGCAGCTGCTCGACGGCGCCAAGACCGTGTCCGCCGAGCTCACCGCCCTGGTGCACGACAACGAGGAGCAGATCGGCCCGGCGCTGAAGAACCTGCGCGGCTCGATCGATCTGCTGAATGCCAACCAGCAGAACATCTCCAAGACCTTGGAGCTCGCGGCACCGTTCTACGGCATCTATGCCAACGTGCTCGGCACCGGTCGCTGGTTCGACGCGGTGATCGTGAACCTGATTCCGCCCGCCCTGCCCGACATCCCCGGCAACCGTCCGCCGATCCGCACCATGGGAGGTAACTGA
- the rplL gene encoding 50S ribosomal protein L7/L12 codes for MANVDELLETFGNMTLLELSDFVKKFEEKFEVTAAAPVAVAAVGGAAAPADAAEEQDEFDVILEGAGDKKIQVIKVVREIVSGLGLKEAKDLVEGAPKPILEKVAKEAAEAAKAKLEEAGAKVSVK; via the coding sequence ATGGCCAACGTTGACGAACTGCTCGAGACCTTCGGCAACATGACCCTGCTCGAGCTGTCGGACTTCGTCAAGAAGTTCGAGGAGAAGTTCGAGGTCACCGCGGCTGCTCCGGTCGCCGTCGCCGCTGTGGGTGGCGCTGCCGCTCCGGCCGACGCCGCCGAAGAGCAGGACGAGTTCGACGTCATCCTCGAGGGTGCGGGCGACAAGAAGATCCAGGTCATCAAGGTGGTCCGCGAGATCGTCTCCGGCCTGGGCCTGAAGGAAGCCAAGGACCTGGTCGAGGGCGCCCCGAAGCCGATCCTGGAGAAGGTCGCCAAGGAGGCCGCCGAGGCTGCCAAGGCGAAGCTGGAAGAAGCCGGCGCCAAGGTCTCGGTCAAGTAA
- the rplJ gene encoding 50S ribosomal protein L10, whose translation MAKPEKVTAVEEIAEQFKSSTATVVTEYRGLSVGKLTELRRALGAGATYSVAKNTLVKRAAAEAGVEGLDELFVGPTAITFISGEPVDAAKALKTFAKDNKALIIKGGYMDGAALSVAEVEKIADLESREVLLAKLAGAMKGNMAKAAGLFNAPASQVARLAAALVEKKQAESGGETAAAE comes from the coding sequence ATGGCGAAACCCGAGAAGGTCACTGCGGTCGAGGAGATCGCGGAGCAGTTCAAGAGCTCGACGGCCACCGTTGTCACGGAATACCGTGGCCTGTCGGTCGGCAAGCTCACCGAGCTGCGGCGCGCGCTCGGCGCCGGAGCCACGTACTCCGTCGCCAAGAACACCCTGGTCAAGCGTGCCGCCGCCGAGGCGGGCGTGGAAGGTCTCGACGAGCTGTTCGTCGGCCCGACCGCGATCACCTTCATCAGCGGTGAGCCCGTCGACGCCGCGAAGGCCCTCAAGACCTTCGCGAAGGACAACAAGGCGCTCATCATCAAGGGCGGCTACATGGACGGCGCTGCGCTGTCCGTGGCCGAGGTCGAGAAGATCGCCGACCTGGAGTCCCGCGAGGTCCTGCTGGCCAAGCTGGCCGGTGCGATGAAGGGCAACATGGCCAAGGCCGCCGGTCTGTTCAACGCTCCCGCCTCGCAGGTGGCCCGCCTGGCCGCCGCGCTCGTGGAGAAGAAGCAGGCCGAATCCGGTGGCGAAACCGCTGCCGCTGAATAA
- a CDS encoding MlaE family ABC transporter permease, with protein sequence MNSSLARLRTPLESGFGQAGNIFALFLDVLRKTFRRPFEWREFIEQSWFIASVSILPSALVAIPFGAVVALQTGSLIKQLGAESFTGATSVLATVQQAAPVVTSLIIAGAAGSAVAADLGSRTIREEIDALEVLGIDPIRKLVVPRVLGMALVALLLNGLVSVVGIAGGYFFNVLLQGGTPGAYLASFSALAQLPDLWIGEIKALIFGVIAGVIAAYKGLHPKGGPKGVGEAVNQSVVITFLVLFFVNLILTLVYLQVVPAKGA encoded by the coding sequence GTGAATTCCTCCCTGGCGCGATTGCGGACTCCACTGGAGTCGGGGTTCGGCCAGGCCGGCAACATTTTTGCGCTGTTCCTCGACGTGCTGCGCAAGACGTTCCGCCGGCCGTTCGAGTGGCGAGAGTTCATCGAGCAGTCGTGGTTCATCGCGAGTGTCTCGATCCTCCCCAGCGCACTGGTGGCTATCCCGTTCGGTGCCGTCGTCGCGTTGCAGACGGGTTCGTTGATCAAGCAGCTCGGCGCTGAATCGTTCACCGGCGCAACGAGCGTGCTCGCCACCGTGCAGCAGGCGGCCCCGGTCGTCACGTCGCTGATCATCGCGGGCGCGGCCGGGTCGGCGGTGGCCGCCGATCTCGGCTCGCGCACCATCCGTGAGGAGATCGACGCGCTCGAGGTGCTCGGCATCGATCCGATCCGCAAGCTGGTGGTGCCCCGGGTGCTCGGCATGGCCCTGGTCGCGCTGCTGTTGAACGGCCTCGTCTCGGTGGTGGGTATCGCCGGCGGCTACTTCTTCAACGTGCTGTTGCAGGGCGGCACGCCGGGCGCCTACCTGGCTTCGTTCTCCGCGCTGGCCCAGCTGCCCGACCTGTGGATCGGCGAGATCAAGGCGCTGATATTCGGTGTGATCGCCGGTGTGATCGCCGCGTACAAGGGGTTGCATCCGAAAGGGGGCCCGAAAGGAGTAGGTGAAGCGGTGAACCAATCCGTGGTGATCACGTTCTTGGTGCTGTTCTTCGTGAACCTCATCCTGACGCTGGTGTACCTGCAGGTCGTCCCCGCCAAGGGCGCCTGA
- a CDS encoding MCE family protein: MNRVQLWRSTEKLRVRLLGIAFFVVVALFLATTIAIYNKQFVKTVDVDLVTDSVGNALTKNADVKVRGVTVGEVRSSRSDNGKVTLNLAIQPDKADQIPSNATARLLPKTLFGERYVDLMIPAERSATHLTNGVTLQQDKSGNAIELSKLLDDLMPLLQAIPPQDLAATLGALSQALSGQGLALGESVDKLDTIFREVNGVLPDLQDDLRSFATVAATYSDAAPQLVQALDNLRTTNATIVQRRWDIDSLYAVLTPTSSDTADFLVANRDNIIDLAADSRPLLEDLATYSPTFPCAMANFAQLKPRIDRILGKGEAQPGSRVTIELTNNRGKYLPNQDEPRWLDTRGPWCIPEKPLGVDPGQYTTGGPSNDGSYAVPSRNPGDINAGQMSPPQYGVYPAASVATIAGSPMEQQSLGAIYGAAQGVSPDQVPSWVTRAGAPAFRGSEVSVR; the protein is encoded by the coding sequence ATGAACCGCGTGCAGCTGTGGCGCTCGACCGAGAAGCTCCGGGTGCGACTGCTCGGCATCGCCTTCTTCGTGGTGGTCGCGCTGTTCCTGGCGACCACCATCGCGATCTACAACAAGCAGTTCGTGAAGACCGTCGACGTCGACCTGGTGACCGACAGCGTGGGCAACGCGCTGACCAAGAACGCGGACGTGAAGGTTCGCGGCGTCACGGTCGGCGAGGTGCGTTCCAGCCGTTCGGACAACGGCAAGGTGACCTTGAACCTGGCCATCCAGCCGGACAAGGCCGATCAGATCCCGTCCAACGCGACCGCGCGCCTGCTGCCCAAGACCCTGTTCGGCGAGCGCTATGTGGATCTGATGATCCCGGCCGAGCGCAGCGCGACGCATCTGACCAACGGTGTGACGTTGCAACAGGACAAGAGCGGCAACGCGATCGAGCTGAGCAAGCTGCTCGACGATCTGATGCCGCTGCTGCAGGCGATCCCGCCGCAGGATCTCGCCGCCACCCTCGGCGCGCTCTCCCAGGCGCTGTCCGGTCAGGGCCTCGCGCTCGGCGAGAGCGTGGACAAGCTCGACACCATCTTCCGCGAGGTCAACGGCGTGCTGCCGGACCTGCAGGACGACCTGCGCAGCTTCGCCACGGTGGCAGCCACCTACTCCGACGCGGCGCCGCAACTGGTGCAGGCGCTGGACAACCTGCGCACCACCAACGCGACCATCGTGCAGCGCCGCTGGGATATCGACTCGCTGTACGCCGTGCTGACGCCGACCTCGTCGGACACCGCCGACTTCTTGGTGGCCAACCGCGACAACATCATCGATCTGGCCGCGGACTCGCGTCCGCTGCTGGAGGACCTGGCCACCTACTCGCCGACCTTCCCGTGCGCGATGGCGAACTTCGCTCAGCTCAAGCCGCGCATCGACCGAATCCTCGGCAAGGGCGAGGCCCAGCCCGGTTCCCGGGTGACCATCGAGCTGACCAACAACCGCGGCAAGTACCTGCCCAACCAGGACGAGCCGCGGTGGCTGGACACCCGTGGGCCGTGGTGCATTCCGGAGAAGCCGCTCGGCGTCGATCCGGGGCAGTACACCACCGGCGGTCCGAGCAACGACGGCTCCTACGCCGTCCCCAGCCGCAACCCCGGCGATATCAACGCGGGTCAGATGTCACCGCCGCAGTACGGCGTGTACCCGGCGGCCAGTGTCGCGACCATCGCCGGTTCGCCCATGGAGCAGCAGTCGCTGGGCGCGATCTACGGTGCGGCCCAAGGCGTTTCGCCTGATCAGGTGCCGAGCTGGGTGACCAGGGCCGGTGCGCCCGCGTTCCGCGGCAGCGAGGTGAGCGTGCGATGA
- a CDS encoding ABC transporter ATP-binding protein: MGVEVRTEGVTKSFGSQRIWQDVSLTLPSGEVSALLGPSGTGKSVFLKSLIGLLRPERGSIYIGDTDITTCSNKELYEIRKLFGVLFQDGALFGSMNLFDNVAFPLREHTKKSESDIKKIVMEKLELTGLLGAEGKLPGEISGGMRKRAGLARALVLDPQIILVDEPDSGLDPVRTSYLSQLLIDINAQIDATILIVTHNINLARTVPDNIGMLFRRQLVMFGPREVLLTSEEPVVKQFLNGRMQGPIGMSEEKDEAQMAREQAMFDAGHHHGGAEEVEGIIPQMQATPGMPVRQAVLRRKERVREIMHTLPHAAQVAIRESLAQNDDTQVMAYNNSDLGSYQSGAYDTTTRPNPTNG; this comes from the coding sequence GTGGGCGTCGAGGTCAGGACCGAGGGTGTTACGAAGTCCTTCGGTTCGCAGCGAATTTGGCAGGACGTCTCCCTGACGCTGCCGTCCGGTGAGGTCAGCGCGCTGCTCGGCCCGTCGGGTACCGGTAAGTCGGTGTTCCTGAAGTCGCTGATCGGACTACTGCGCCCCGAGCGTGGCTCCATTTATATCGGCGATACGGACATCACCACGTGCTCCAACAAGGAGCTCTACGAGATCCGCAAACTTTTCGGCGTGCTGTTCCAGGACGGCGCGCTGTTCGGTTCGATGAACCTCTTCGACAATGTCGCCTTCCCGTTGCGCGAGCACACGAAGAAGTCGGAATCCGACATCAAGAAGATCGTCATGGAGAAGCTCGAGCTGACCGGTCTGCTCGGCGCCGAAGGCAAGCTGCCCGGCGAGATCTCCGGCGGTATGCGCAAGCGGGCCGGCCTCGCCCGCGCCCTGGTGCTCGACCCGCAGATCATCCTCGTCGACGAGCCGGACTCCGGCCTCGACCCGGTGCGCACCTCGTACCTGAGCCAGCTGCTGATCGATATCAACGCACAGATCGACGCCACGATTCTGATCGTCACGCACAACATCAACCTGGCCCGCACCGTGCCGGACAACATCGGCATGCTGTTCCGCCGCCAGCTGGTCATGTTCGGCCCGCGCGAGGTGCTGCTCACCTCCGAGGAGCCGGTGGTCAAGCAGTTCCTCAACGGCCGCATGCAGGGCCCGATCGGCATGTCCGAGGAGAAGGACGAGGCCCAGATGGCGCGCGAGCAAGCGATGTTCGACGCCGGCCATCACCACGGCGGCGCCGAAGAGGTCGAGGGCATCATCCCGCAGATGCAGGCGACCCCCGGCATGCCGGTGCGCCAGGCCGTGCTGCGCCGCAAGGAGCGCGTCCGCGAGATCATGCACACCCTGCCGCACGCGGCTCAGGTCGCGATTCGGGAATCACTTGCGCAGAACGACGACACGCAGGTGATGGCCTATAACAACAGCGACCTCGGCAGTTACCAGAGCGGCGCGTACGACACCACGACTAGACCAAACCCAACTAACGGGTAA
- a CDS encoding MCE family protein — MNGFKQQLRGLGGPLTKLIVFVIVTLFATTVLALSIANYSGGGTAFKARFTDVTSLNPGDEVRVAGVRVGKVTDVSIVDKRLAEVKFELTDRDWLPASTIATIRYRNLVGQRYIALEQGTGEQGRKLNKGGTIPLENTRPALNLTTLFNGFRPLFRTLTADDVNKLSFEIIQVFQGEQGTIHDLVTTTASLTNKIADKDAVIGELVRNLTAVLDTVNKRDDQFDQLIVNTEALVSGLSAERDTIGRSVTSLGNLASATGDLLVPVRPTLQGSIAGLSQLTGTLNERKDEVNEALTNLPLKMEKLGRVGSYGSWFQFYLCGIDIVVGPGAVDAPQLNLPAGLPTINQPLYTNAAPRCSGKAR; from the coding sequence ATGAACGGGTTCAAACAGCAATTGCGCGGCCTCGGCGGGCCGCTCACCAAGTTGATCGTCTTCGTCATCGTGACGCTGTTCGCGACGACGGTGCTCGCGCTGTCCATCGCGAACTACAGCGGCGGCGGTACCGCGTTCAAGGCCCGGTTCACCGATGTCACCTCGCTGAACCCGGGCGACGAGGTGCGCGTCGCGGGCGTGCGGGTCGGCAAGGTCACCGATGTCTCGATCGTGGACAAGCGGCTGGCCGAGGTGAAATTCGAACTGACCGACCGCGATTGGCTGCCCGCCTCGACCATCGCCACCATCCGGTACCGGAACCTGGTCGGCCAGCGCTACATCGCGCTCGAGCAGGGCACCGGCGAGCAGGGCCGCAAGCTCAACAAGGGCGGCACCATCCCGCTGGAGAACACGCGTCCCGCGCTGAACCTCACCACGCTGTTCAACGGTTTCCGTCCGCTGTTCCGGACGCTGACCGCCGATGACGTGAACAAGCTCTCGTTCGAGATCATCCAGGTGTTCCAGGGCGAGCAGGGCACCATCCACGATCTGGTGACCACCACCGCGAGCTTGACCAACAAGATCGCGGACAAGGACGCCGTGATCGGCGAGCTGGTGCGCAACCTGACCGCCGTGCTCGACACCGTGAACAAGCGCGACGATCAGTTCGATCAGCTCATCGTCAATACCGAAGCCCTGGTCAGCGGGCTGTCCGCGGAACGCGACACCATCGGCCGCTCGGTCACCTCGCTCGGCAACCTGGCCTCGGCCACCGGCGATCTGCTGGTCCCGGTGCGGCCGACCCTGCAGGGCTCGATCGCTGGCCTGAGCCAGCTCACCGGCACGCTCAACGAGCGCAAGGACGAGGTCAACGAGGCTTTGACGAACCTGCCGCTGAAAATGGAAAAGCTCGGGCGCGTGGGCAGTTACGGCTCCTGGTTCCAGTTCTACCTGTGCGGTATCGACATCGTGGTCGGGCCGGGCGCGGTGGACGCGCCGCAGCTCAACCTGCCCGCCGGGCTGCCGACGATCAACCAGCCGCTGTACACCAACGCCGCGCCGCGCTGCTCCGGGAAGGCCCGCTGA